The following nucleotide sequence is from Pseudofrancisella aestuarii.
GAGCCTACCCCATCACGATGATGTAATAATTCAGATGCGCCTTTTACAAAAGGTATCTTAACTTCTAAATTAGAATTAATTCGTTGAATATTTTTTCTATCTAAATTATTTACTAGAATTGCTCGATCACGATTTAAAGAGGCTGGATCTATTGCTTCGTAAGCTTCTGGATTATTTCTTGTGGCTTTTATATGATATTTGGAGGCATGAGTGAATACGTTTTTGCCAGTTAAAGGATGGTGTGGTTCAATATTAAAACATCCTATTCTTGATATTGCAGAAGCTAAATCTTGAGAAAGTTTAAAATTGAAGTCATCTCTGTTATAGAATATTTCTAATGCTTTAGCCAAAGGTATTAAATCACAGATACCAGCTCTTTCTCCAATTCCTAGTATAGAGGTGTCTATAATAGTAGCTCCAGCATTTATAGCTGAAATAGCATTTGCTTGAGCAAGTCCTAGATCATTATGTAGATGAACTTCTATTTCACAATTAAACTTTTCTTTAGCAGATTTAACAATAGCGTAGCATTGGTTTGGGTGCCAAATTCCTACAGTATCTGCAAGACTTATTCTATCTGCTCCAGCATTTATAGCAACCGTTCCTAAATTATGTATAAGATCTAAAGGTGTTCTTGAAGCATCTTCAATACTAAATCTAACTTTAAAACCAAGCTCTTTAGCTAATTTAATCGATTCAATAACTTTTTGCTCAATCCATTCTCTAGATTTATTAGTATATTTAGTAGAGAGAGATATGTCATTATATGATGCCCATATGCCTATCCACGGAGCTTTTGTCTCACTAGCGGCTAATACATCTTCAGCAGTAGCTCTTGAATGTACTAAGATATCAATATTTTTAACTTGTTTAACTATTTCTGTACAGATTTTTTTTTCAGTTTCAGAAATACCTGGATGTCCAACTTCTATTATGTTGACACCAAAGTCACGAAGTTTGTTGGCAAGTATTATTTTCTCCTCAACAGAGAAACAAATGTTATGGGTTTGTTCGCCTTCTCTTAATGTACTATCTAATATTAGGATTCGACTCATTATTGTTTCCTATTTAAGAAATTAATTACATCATCAATGAATTCTTGACGGGTTTTTTCATAGATAAGCCAATGTGTTGCATGTTTTATCTCTTTTAGTTGTTTGTATTTTGTATTGGTCAGCTTTTCATATAAATATTGGTCTGCAAAAAAGTCTTGATCCCCATAAATAACTAAAGTTGGTGTTTTTAGTTTGCTTATGTCATAGATTGGTTCTCCATTCCAGATAGAGTATAAATCTTTCATAGGCCCCATTGGTCTACGTAATGAATTTTTTACATGAGGATTTGGGTTTGGATCTATTTTTATATATACATTGCCAACTTTATTTATAACGTTGTTACTGACAATATCCTCATTTTCACCAATCATCATTTCTCCATGATGATCAATATTTTTCCAAGGAATACCAAGCATCATCTTCCAATGGTTTTCAACCATTTTCCAGGGAACATTTTGATAAGCTGGAAGGTTGTTACTAAACTGGCCATCTTTTCCTGCGTAAGGTTTAATAAAAAGTGGCTCAAGAGACTTTTTTAGATGAGATGAGTACATTGATCCGTATAATACTAGATGATCTACCTTTTGTGGATATTCAATAGAATACATTGCTGCAACAACTGATCCCCAGGACCATCCTAGTAAATCTAGATTTTTTTGTTTATTTTTTTCCAAAATGAAATCAATAGCTACATTTAATTCTTTAACAGCTTCTTTAGCTTGTAGTGGGTATACGCCTTTTTGAGTTGGATAAAATCCAATAGGGGTATTAAATTTTGTCATTGATTCAGGATAGGAAGATGTTCCTTCACCAATAAAATCTATAGCCCAAACATCATAGCCATTTTCTGCTAAGCTATCCATTAATGAATATCCAGGAATGTCAAAAGCTGAAAGAGAAGGGATGCTTAATGGATTTAAAAGCATAATTGTGCCTTTCAAATCTTTTTCATAAATTCTTTTTTCTTTTAGATGAATTTTTTGATCATTATATTTAATATAATAATCTGATGAATCTATATCTTTTGCATATACACTAGATATAAAAATACTTATGAAAAGTATTATAAGAAATTTATAATTCTTCATTGTTCCAACTTCCATTTTCTGGGGATAATACTTGAACAGAGCTTGCTTGACTCATATCTATTTTTAATAGTTTTGGTGCGTAAGTTGGTTGTAGATTTACTCTGTTTAGAATAACTTTAAAAACTTCAAAACTAGCAAAAATTCCAACTATATTTGCTACGGGACAGACAACTGTCCAAGGTGCTTCACCCTTAATATAAGACTCTGCCCACTCTTTTGAAACCCCATGTTTTACAGATTCTCTAGCTCTACCATCTTTAATTGAGGTAATTTCTTTTCTTACTTCATCTGTTAGTTTTTTCCCATAAGAAGGGTGTCTCAGAACTAACTCATAAGCTGGAGTTTTATCAGAAAAAGTTATAACTCCTCCTCTAAAAGGGGGGGTGACTGCTATCCAAACAGATGGAATTTTTAATTTTTGAGCAGTACGATGAATAATTACACGAGCTATTAAGTTGTCTGTGGCATCTACTACAATATCAGAATCGGAGATTATTTCTTCGGCATTTTCTTCAGATAGCATTTCTTTTTTTACAATGACTTTAATATTTGGGTTTATATCATTTATAGTTTCTTTTGCACATTCAGCTTTGCTTTTGCCAACCCTTGATATAGCTGATAACATTTGGCGATTTATATTACTGTAGTCAAATTCATCCATGTCAACAACTTTAATATTTCCTATACCCATGCGAGCAAGACTGATTAAGGTTATACCGCCAACTCCTCCAGCACCTATTACTGTAACTTTAGCATTTTTTAATTTAGCTTGTTCTTCGTGAGTTAATATTCCAAAATTACGAAGGTATATTTCTTGTTCTATATTTTGCATGATCTTATCCTTTCTAATCCTTATATCTTGTATGCTTCCCAGTGTCCTTCTTTAGGGTCTATAACACTGACAGGACTAGTTAAATTATCCATATCTATGTATATACCCTTTGGTGCAGGTGCAAGAGGTTTCTGTCCTATAAGAATTTGTATAGCTTCATGACAACTAAATGATGCTAAAAGAGAGGCTCTTATTGGTGTTATGATCCATCCGGCTTTTCCATTACAAAAATCATCTGCCCAAGCTTGAGGGGCTCCCTTGGTAACAGAATATTGAGCTCGCTTTTTCTTAATGCTATGCACAAATTCAGTAACCTCGGGGTCAGATATTGACTTACCTTGAGTTGGGATATTTAAAGCATCTTCATAAGAGATTCCATTTGGGTAGAATGATGAGACAAAACCACGATGAGGAGGGCTGCCAGACATTGATACACTTGGGATACCAAGTTTTTTTGCTGCACGATGAACTACTATTCGAGAAGGCATATCATCTAAAGCTTCTAGCACTAAGTCATGTCCTTCCATTAGTTCAAAAACATTATTTTCGGTTACTTTTACATTATGGAAATCAGTGCTAAGAAAGGGGTTTATATCTTTTAAATATTTTTCTGTAGACTCACTTTTATATTTATTCATTGTTGATGTCATAGCGATCATTTGACGATTTATATTTGATAGTTCAAAAATATCAGGATCAACCCCGCTGATATGACCTATACCACTTCTAGCACATAATATTGCTTCCATTCCACCAACACCACCTAATCCAAAGATTATTATTCGACTATTGCGTAGTTTCGCTTGTTCTTCTTCGGTATAAACTCCAATATTTTTTTTGGTAACCTCGTTATAGAATTGGTCTGGAGATATATTGCTTATCATATTTATTCCTTTTTGTTTTCAGACTAAAAAGTAGCTTTTGAAAGTCAGATATTTTAAAAATGACTATATGAAACATAATTTGATGCGATTTTAACAGATAAATAGATAATATTTAATATTTTAAAGCAAGATGAATATTTATTGATCTAATTAATAAAGCTACATCATTAACTAGAAGAGTTTTATCAACTATTGAGTAAAATATTGTTATAATTATTGGGTTGCTAATTATAAATCTTTAATGTTATAGGTTCTTATGTGTGGAGTTATTGGCGTAGTAGGCCATGGTCAAGTTAGTTATACGCTCTTTGATGGGTTAAGTCTTTTACAGCATAGAGGTCAAGATGCTGCTGGTATTGCTACTTTAGATGAAGGAAGATTTTTTATTCGTAAGAATACGGGATTAGTTAATGATATCTTCTCAGATGATAAGTTGGCAAAGTCAAAAGGCTCTGTTGGTATTGGTCATGTTAGATACCCTACAGCAGGTAGCTTGGGAGCAGCGGATAGTCAGCCATTTTATGTAAATAACCCTCATGGCATAGTCTTTGCGCATAATGGAAATCTTACAAATGTTAAAGAACTTCAAAAAATACTTCACGATATAGAAAGAAGACATTTGAATACTAATTCAGACTCTGAACTTTTATTGAATTTTTTTGCTTGTGGAATGAATAAATCACGTGGTTGTCCAACTCCAGAAGCTGTTTTTAAAGCAACAAGTTTTGTATTTAAACATGCAAAAGGTGGTTATGCTTGTACTGCTATGGTAGCTAATCTTGGGTTAGTAGCTTTCAGAGATCCATATGGAATTAGACCGCTGATCTTAGGAGTTAAAGAGATTGGTCGAGGCAAAAAAGAATATATGGTTGCTAGTGAAAGTGTGGCTTTAGATATTTCAGGTTTTCGAATTTTAAGAGATGTTGAGCCTGGAGAGGTTATAGTTATTACAGAAGATCATAAGATACACACAAAAATATGTGCGAAAAATCCAGAACTTTATCCATGCTTATTTGAGTATGTTTATTTTGCAAGACCAGATAGTATTATGAATGGTGTAAGTGTTTATCAAAGTCGAGTTGACTCAGGAAAGATCTTGAGTAAAAGGATTCTAGAGCTTTGGAAAAATAAGGGTATAGATATTGTTATACCTGTTCCAGAGACTGGTAGAGCATCAGCTCAAGAGATTGCTACAGCATTAGGAGTTGAGTATAGAGAAGGTTTTGTCAAAAATCGCTATGTAGGTAGAACTTTTATAATGCCAGAGTCAGTAGATAGAAAAAATTATGTTAGAAGAAAATTAAATCCTATTCCAGCTGAGTTTAAAGATAAAAATGTTTTATTGGTTGATGATTCAATTGTTAGGGGTACGACTTCAAAAAGAATTATTGAGATGATAAGAGATTTTGGGGCTAAAAGTGTTTATCTAGCTTCAGTTTCACCAGCAGTGTGCTATCCAAATGTATATGGTATTGATATGCCAACTAAGTCAGAACTTATAGCTCATGGTAGGTCTGTGGAAGATATCCGTCAATGGATAGGTGTAGACGGTTTGATTTATTTATCTTTAAGTGACTTGAAAGATGCTATCCAAAAGCAAAATCCTAAAATTAAACATTTTGAGGATAGTGTTTTTTCTGGGCATTATGTCACTGGTGATGTTAATGATAAATATTTAGAAGAGCTAGAAAAAGAAAGAAAAGCTCTAAAAAAGAAGAATAAATAGGGAGCTTTATTTGAATATGGTTAGAATCTTTGATGGCTTAAGTGCACTTTCACCATTTAGAAAGAAAAAACTTTTAAAAGATATAAGAAAAATAGCTCCTAATGTTTTAGCGATAAATGCTAAATTCTTACATGTGTTAGATCTTCATAGTGATTTAACAGAGAAAGATCAAGAAATTGTAAAATCTTTGCTTAGTTATAATAAAGAATATGGTGTAGCTCATCCAGCAGGTGAACTTTTTATTATAGCACCAAGAATAGGGACAATTTCCCCATGGTCATCTAAAGCAACAGATATTGTTCATAATATTGGTATAACAAAAATTAAAAGAGTCGAAAGAGCTACTTTATATGGGGTAGAGGGGAATATATCTGCCACTGAGTTAGAGTCTATAAAAAAACTAGTTTTTGATAGAATGGTTGAAGAAGTTTTATCTAGCCAAGCTGAGTTGGAAAAACTATTTAAGAAGGGTGAGCCTAAGCCTCTAGAATATGTAAATGTTTTAGAAGAGGGTGAGAAAGCTATACAAGATGCTGACAAGAAATTAGGTTTAGCATTGAGTACTCAAGAAATCGCTTATTTAGCTGAGCAATATAAAAACCTTCAAAGAAATCCGACTGATACGGAATTATATATGTTTGCTCAAGCAAACTCAGAACACTGTCGTCATAAAATCTTTAATGCTAAATGGACAATAGATAATAAAGAGCAAGATTTATCGCTTTTTAAGATGATAAAAAACACTACTAATAAAGCTCCTAAAGGGGTCTTGTCTGCATATAAAGATAATGCTGCTGTGATAGAGGGTGTAACGGCTCAGAGGTTCTATTCTAATACAAAAACAGGGGTGTATGGATATCACCAGGAAGAGGTTGATATCTTGATGAAAGTTGAGACTCATAACCATCCTACAGCTATAGCTCCGTTTAGTGGTGCTGCTACTGGAGTAGGTGGTGAGATTCGTGATGAGGGTGCTACAGGACTTGGAGCAAAACCAAAAGCAGGGCTTACAGGTTTTACAGTTTCAAACTTAAATATTCCTAATTTTGAACAAGCTTGGGAAATGAAAAAGTATGGTAAACCAAGCCATATGGCTAGTCCTTTACAAATTATGATAGAGGCTCCTATTGGTGGGGCGCATTATGCAAATGAATTTGGACGTCCTAATTTGAATGGATATTTTCGTACTTATGAGCAGGCTGGTAACTCATCGACTGGTGAGCAAGTATTTGGTTATCATAAGCCAATTATGATTGCTGGTGGTATGGGTAACATCAAAAGAATGCATGTTGAAAAGGGTGATATTAAAGTTGGTTCTAAGCTTATCTGTTTAGGTGGGCCAGCTATGAGAATTGGTTTAGGTGGTGGAGCAGCTTCATCTGTAGTGTCATCAGGTGCTAATTCTGAACTTGATTTTGCCTCTGTTCAGCGTGGTAATGCTGAGATGGAGAGAAGATGCCAAGAGGTTATAGATAAGTGTTGGCAGCTTGGTGAGAAAAACCCTATAACATTTATACATGATGTTGGAGCTGGTGGTATCTCTAATGCTTTCCCAGAACTTGTTAAAGATGGTAATGTTGGTGGTGATTTTGAACTTAGAAAAGTTGTTATAGGCGAAGATGGATTATCGCCTTTAGAAATATGGTCAAATGAATCACAAGAAAGATATGTATTGTCTGTTTCTCCAGAAAATTTAGAATTCTTTGAGCAGCTTTGTAAAAGAGAAAGATGCCCATTTGCTGTTGTTGGGGAAGCAATTAGTGAAAAGCATATTACATTAAATGATGAGCATTTTAATAATAAGCCTGTTGATCTTCCTATGGGGGTATTGTTTGGAAATACTCCACAAATGCATATTGAAGTTACTACAGCTAAAGCTCAACAAAAAGTATTTGATACATCTGATCTAGAGTTAGAGGATGCTATAGAGAGAATATTAAAAGTTCCAGCAGTAGCTTCTAAATCATTTCTTATAACAATAGGTGATAGAAGTATCACAGGAATGGTTGCACGTGATCAGATGGTTGGTCCTTGGCAGGTGCCAGTGGCAGATTGTGCTGTAACGACAGCTACGGTAGATAGTCAAGCAGGTGAGGCTATGGCAATGGGTGAAAGAACTCCATTAGCTGTAATAAATGCACCAGCTTCAGGTAAAATGGCAGTTGCTGAAACTATTACAAATTTATTAGCTGCAGATATTAAAAATATTTCAGATATTAGACTTTCTGCAAACTGGATGGCTGCAGCTAATCATACTGATGAAAATCAAAAACTTTATGAAACTGTGAAAGCTGTAGGTATGGAATTTTGTCCAGAGCTTGGAATAGCTATTCCAGTTGGTAAAGATTCTATGTCTATGAGAACAAAATGGACAGATGATGCAGAAGCTAAATCTGTTACATCGCCACTTTCTTTAATTATTTCTGGTTTTGCACCAGTTGAAAATGCTAGAAGAACGCTTATCCCAATAATTCATGAGCGTAATGACACGGTTTTAATACACTTAGATGTCTCTAACCACACTGGTAGATTAGGCGGTTCTTGTTTAGCGCAAGCTTATAATCAAGTTGGCGATGAAGCTCCGGATGTTTGCGCTAAGAAGTTGAAAATTTTCTTTGAAAAAGTTACTGAACTTAAGCAGCAAGAAAAAATCTTAGCCTATCATGATATTTCTGATGGTGGATTATTTGTAACTTTAGTTGAGATGGCTTTTGCTGGTAATATAGGCGTTGATATTTCCTTAGATGCTAAAAACTTATTTGGTAAGTTGTTTGCTGAAGAGGTAGGCGCTGTACTTCAAGTTAAAGAGAAAGATATTGAGTTTATCGGAGCTTTATTTGCTGATACAGGGATAACAGTAGAAGTTGTAGCTAAGCAGAATACTACTGATACAATTGGTATCTTCAATTTCGGTGAAGAAATTTACTCTAATGATAGAGTTACTTTACAAAGATGGTGGGCTGAAACTTCTTATAATATTCAGACTCTTAGAGATAATAGTGAATGTGCTAAGCAAGAGTTTGATAATATTTTAGAGACTGAAGATAAGGGTTTGCATTTACATACTACTTTTAATCTTGAGGAAGATATTACAGCACCATTTATAAATATGCGTAAGCCAAAGATTGCTGTACTTAGAGAGCAGGGTGTAAATGGTCATGTGGAAATGGGGGCAGCATTTACAACAGCTGGTTTTGAGGCTGTGGATGTGCATATGTCAGATTTACACACTGGTAGAGTGAACTTGGATGAGTTTAAAGCTTTAGTTGCTTGTGGTGGTTTCTCTTACGGGGATGTTCTTGGAGCTGGCGGTGGCTGGGCTAAGAATGTTTTATTTAGTGAAAAGCTGAAAGCAGATTTTAGTAAATTCTTTAATAGAAATGACACAGTTGCTCTAGGTGTTTGTAATGGATGCCAGATGTTTGCTCAGTTGAAGCCTCTTATTAAAGGAGCTGAAAATTGGCCAATATTTATTAAAAATGAATCTGAACAGTTTGAAGCTAGAACATCTATGGTTGAAATCCAAAAATCTGATTCTATCTGGTTTGACGGAATGGCTGGCACTAGAGCTCCTATTGCTATTGCTCATGGTGAGGGTCGTCCATTATTTGAAAATGTTGCACAAGAAAGAGCATTGTTATCAAGTAATCAGATAGCTCTAAAATATGTAGATGGTAACGGGAAAGCTACTGAAAGATACCCTCAAAACCCAAATGGTGCGAAGGGTGGGATCACAGCGCTTACTGCTTTAAATGGCCGTGTGCAAATTATGATGCCACATCCAGAGCGTGTATATAGAGCTATTACAAACTCATGGATTCCAGCAGAGTATGATGAGTATTCAGTTTGGATGAGAATGTTTAGAAATGCTAGGAAGTGGGTTGGGTAATTATGGAAATTTCTAATTTTAAGGAACTTATAAAAAATCTTCCTTATAAAAATCACTCTTTTGATGTGAAAAAAAGTAATTGGAATAATAAGTTACCTGAACGATTTAAAAATATCATATTTAATGAGAATGAAACAGTAACAATCAGTAGACAAGATCTTTTTTTTGAAGCTGAGGAAAATTTAGAGCTTTTTATAATTAAAACATTGATGTGGGGATACCCAACTGGAGGTAGAGGAAATCATATCAAAAGTCTTCTGAGTGAAGATGAAAAGAATTTTGAACAATTAGTAGGATGTCTTAGAGGATGGCGTAAGAAAAATATTGACCTCAATTGTATGAAAGATCTAATTGAAAAAATTAAAGGTTTGGGTCTTTCTACAATAACTAAGTTTACACAATTTCTATCCACTACTATCAATGGAAATAGGGCAATAATATTAGATGATCAGATTATTAGTGCTATAAATAGTTCAAGGTTTAAAGACTTCGAAAATTTATCATCTATTAATTATGATAATGCAATTAAAAATTATGATGAGTATATACAAATAGTGAGTAAGATATCTGATAAAATAAAAGCTGATCCAGACCAGATTGAAATGTTCTTATTTGTATTTGGTAAAAATTTAAAATGAGCTAATAAATATAAGAAGTAAATTATGATAATAAAAAATAATTACTTACAAGTCGAAATCAATCTATTAGGCGCAGAAGTCCAGAGTGTAAGGAATGTTGCTAGTAATTATGAGTATATGTGGTGTGGCGATGGTCTAATATGGGCTGGAGTTTCACCTGTGCTATTTCCAGTAGTTGGCAAATCACACAATAATAAAATCAAGTATCAAGGCAAAGAATACCCTATGGGTAATCATGGACTTGCTCGTCATACTATATTTGATATTGTTTTTCATAGTGAAAACAGTGTTGTACTAGCAATGGAGACTACAGCTGAGAACTATCCATTTAAGTTAAGGTTCGAAATTACATATACTCTTGAGGCTAATAAACTTATCACAGAATACAATATTATAAATCTTGATAAAGGCGTTGCATCCTGTGGCTTTGGAGCTCATCCAGCGTTTGCTTGCCCTTTTGATGGTAAGCATCAGTTTAGTGATTATGAAATTACCTTTACAGAACAGAAATTAGATTTTCATCCAATTACACCAGAGGCTTTTTATACAGGAGAAACGAAACACTCTAAAATATCTAAAATAGAATTGGATAATCATACTTTTGATAATGATGCTTTAGTGTATAGTGGTTTCTCAGATAAGAAAGTTCGATTAGCTGAAAAAGATTCAGAGCGATATATAGAAGTTACTTTTGATGGCTTTGAATATTTAGGTTTATGGTCAAAACCCAAAGCTAATGCTCCGTATGTATGTATCGAGCCATGGTGTGGCAGAAGTGATACACTAGGTATGGATGTTGATATTGAGTATCGTATTGGTAATATTGATATCCAGTCACAAGAAAAATTCAGTCGTAGTTATTCTATTGAATTTGGTTATTAGATTTTAGTTTTATAGACCTTATTTATCATGAGTAATTTCTTGTAAAGTATCTAAATATGTTTGATAAAGTGTGAAATTATTATCATTTATATCTCGGTTAAGACGGACACGATAGAGTATCGCTAATTCTTTCTTCACAGCACCAATATTTTTACAAGAGATTTGATTTGTAATTACTTTTAAATCTTTTGATTCAGTTGGCGTGACTGTTTCAAATATTATGTTGATACAATTTTTATACTCATTATTGTTAACTTTGATACTAGGTATTTCTTTAGTAATAACTAATTTTTCTGGAACCTCTCCGTATTCTTCTTGGTTAATTAGATTTACTTCTTTACCAAGTTCTAGTTTTGCGGGCAATAATAGCGAGCCTTGTTTATATATTTTATCAACTATATGCACAGAGCCATTTTTTATTATATAGTCCATGTTGTATTTACCTTCTAACTTATCATTAGCGTTAAATATCTTAGTAGAGTAAGTACATAGAGTTTTATCTTTATTACAG
It contains:
- a CDS encoding LeuA family protein, giving the protein MSRILILDSTLREGEQTHNICFSVEEKIILANKLRDFGVNIIEVGHPGISETEKKICTEIVKQVKNIDILVHSRATAEDVLAASETKAPWIGIWASYNDISLSTKYTNKSREWIEQKVIESIKLAKELGFKVRFSIEDASRTPLDLIHNLGTVAINAGADRISLADTVGIWHPNQCYAIVKSAKEKFNCEIEVHLHNDLGLAQANAISAINAGATIIDTSILGIGERAGICDLIPLAKALEIFYNRDDFNFKLSQDLASAISRIGCFNIEPHHPLTGKNVFTHASKYHIKATRNNPEAYEAIDPASLNRDRAILVNNLDRKNIQRINSNLEVKIPFVKGASELLHHRDGVGSRWVFMDSRVDERSHIYVIERTFDIDYSETYQPHVDSHAHNCDSMFVFMGNNKDGTGLKVSVTFGEGDNQETKIIDSPASVYIPVNIYHSYSYISGTGRFLNFVLSPNYNQSIVNV
- a CDS encoding alpha/beta fold hydrolase — translated: MKNYKFLIILFISIFISSVYAKDIDSSDYYIKYNDQKIHLKEKRIYEKDLKGTIMLLNPLSIPSLSAFDIPGYSLMDSLAENGYDVWAIDFIGEGTSSYPESMTKFNTPIGFYPTQKGVYPLQAKEAVKELNVAIDFILEKNKQKNLDLLGWSWGSVVAAMYSIEYPQKVDHLVLYGSMYSSHLKKSLEPLFIKPYAGKDGQFSNNLPAYQNVPWKMVENHWKMMLGIPWKNIDHHGEMMIGENEDIVSNNVINKVGNVYIKIDPNPNPHVKNSLRRPMGPMKDLYSIWNGEPIYDISKLKTPTLVIYGDQDFFADQYLYEKLTNTKYKQLKEIKHATHWLIYEKTRQEFIDDVINFLNRKQ
- a CDS encoding HesA/MoeB/ThiF family protein, which codes for MQNIEQEIYLRNFGILTHEEQAKLKNAKVTVIGAGGVGGITLISLARMGIGNIKVVDMDEFDYSNINRQMLSAISRVGKSKAECAKETINDINPNIKVIVKKEMLSEENAEEIISDSDIVVDATDNLIARVIIHRTAQKLKIPSVWIAVTPPFRGGVITFSDKTPAYELVLRHPSYGKKLTDEVRKEITSIKDGRARESVKHGVSKEWAESYIKGEAPWTVVCPVANIVGIFASFEVFKVILNRVNLQPTYAPKLLKIDMSQASSVQVLSPENGSWNNEEL
- a CDS encoding HesA/MoeB/ThiF family protein; amino-acid sequence: MISNISPDQFYNEVTKKNIGVYTEEEQAKLRNSRIIIFGLGGVGGMEAILCARSGIGHISGVDPDIFELSNINRQMIAMTSTMNKYKSESTEKYLKDINPFLSTDFHNVKVTENNVFELMEGHDLVLEALDDMPSRIVVHRAAKKLGIPSVSMSGSPPHRGFVSSFYPNGISYEDALNIPTQGKSISDPEVTEFVHSIKKKRAQYSVTKGAPQAWADDFCNGKAGWIITPIRASLLASFSCHEAIQILIGQKPLAPAPKGIYIDMDNLTSPVSVIDPKEGHWEAYKI
- the purF gene encoding amidophosphoribosyltransferase: MCGVIGVVGHGQVSYTLFDGLSLLQHRGQDAAGIATLDEGRFFIRKNTGLVNDIFSDDKLAKSKGSVGIGHVRYPTAGSLGAADSQPFYVNNPHGIVFAHNGNLTNVKELQKILHDIERRHLNTNSDSELLLNFFACGMNKSRGCPTPEAVFKATSFVFKHAKGGYACTAMVANLGLVAFRDPYGIRPLILGVKEIGRGKKEYMVASESVALDISGFRILRDVEPGEVIVITEDHKIHTKICAKNPELYPCLFEYVYFARPDSIMNGVSVYQSRVDSGKILSKRILELWKNKGIDIVIPVPETGRASAQEIATALGVEYREGFVKNRYVGRTFIMPESVDRKNYVRRKLNPIPAEFKDKNVLLVDDSIVRGTTSKRIIEMIRDFGAKSVYLASVSPAVCYPNVYGIDMPTKSELIAHGRSVEDIRQWIGVDGLIYLSLSDLKDAIQKQNPKIKHFEDSVFSGHYVTGDVNDKYLEELEKERKALKKKNK
- the purL gene encoding phosphoribosylformylglycinamidine synthase; the protein is MVRIFDGLSALSPFRKKKLLKDIRKIAPNVLAINAKFLHVLDLHSDLTEKDQEIVKSLLSYNKEYGVAHPAGELFIIAPRIGTISPWSSKATDIVHNIGITKIKRVERATLYGVEGNISATELESIKKLVFDRMVEEVLSSQAELEKLFKKGEPKPLEYVNVLEEGEKAIQDADKKLGLALSTQEIAYLAEQYKNLQRNPTDTELYMFAQANSEHCRHKIFNAKWTIDNKEQDLSLFKMIKNTTNKAPKGVLSAYKDNAAVIEGVTAQRFYSNTKTGVYGYHQEEVDILMKVETHNHPTAIAPFSGAATGVGGEIRDEGATGLGAKPKAGLTGFTVSNLNIPNFEQAWEMKKYGKPSHMASPLQIMIEAPIGGAHYANEFGRPNLNGYFRTYEQAGNSSTGEQVFGYHKPIMIAGGMGNIKRMHVEKGDIKVGSKLICLGGPAMRIGLGGGAASSVVSSGANSELDFASVQRGNAEMERRCQEVIDKCWQLGEKNPITFIHDVGAGGISNAFPELVKDGNVGGDFELRKVVIGEDGLSPLEIWSNESQERYVLSVSPENLEFFEQLCKRERCPFAVVGEAISEKHITLNDEHFNNKPVDLPMGVLFGNTPQMHIEVTTAKAQQKVFDTSDLELEDAIERILKVPAVASKSFLITIGDRSITGMVARDQMVGPWQVPVADCAVTTATVDSQAGEAMAMGERTPLAVINAPASGKMAVAETITNLLAADIKNISDIRLSANWMAAANHTDENQKLYETVKAVGMEFCPELGIAIPVGKDSMSMRTKWTDDAEAKSVTSPLSLIISGFAPVENARRTLIPIIHERNDTVLIHLDVSNHTGRLGGSCLAQAYNQVGDEAPDVCAKKLKIFFEKVTELKQQEKILAYHDISDGGLFVTLVEMAFAGNIGVDISLDAKNLFGKLFAEEVGAVLQVKEKDIEFIGALFADTGITVEVVAKQNTTDTIGIFNFGEEIYSNDRVTLQRWWAETSYNIQTLRDNSECAKQEFDNILETEDKGLHLHTTFNLEEDITAPFINMRKPKIAVLREQGVNGHVEMGAAFTTAGFEAVDVHMSDLHTGRVNLDEFKALVACGGFSYGDVLGAGGGWAKNVLFSEKLKADFSKFFNRNDTVALGVCNGCQMFAQLKPLIKGAENWPIFIKNESEQFEARTSMVEIQKSDSIWFDGMAGTRAPIAIAHGEGRPLFENVAQERALLSSNQIALKYVDGNGKATERYPQNPNGAKGGITALTALNGRVQIMMPHPERVYRAITNSWIPAEYDEYSVWMRMFRNARKWVG
- a CDS encoding aldose 1-epimerase family protein, which translates into the protein MMIIKNNYLQVEINLLGAEVQSVRNVASNYEYMWCGDGLIWAGVSPVLFPVVGKSHNNKIKYQGKEYPMGNHGLARHTIFDIVFHSENSVVLAMETTAENYPFKLRFEITYTLEANKLITEYNIINLDKGVASCGFGAHPAFACPFDGKHQFSDYEITFTEQKLDFHPITPEAFYTGETKHSKISKIELDNHTFDNDALVYSGFSDKKVRLAEKDSERYIEVTFDGFEYLGLWSKPKANAPYVCIEPWCGRSDTLGMDVDIEYRIGNIDIQSQEKFSRSYSIEFGY